The Leptodactylus fuscus isolate aLepFus1 chromosome 3, aLepFus1.hap2, whole genome shotgun sequence genome has a segment encoding these proteins:
- the LOC142198565 gene encoding uncharacterized protein LOC142198565, protein MYVKMESERLRYIALNQTKLRAENYIHLQDAIKTDAQIAASDVGQIVILPSSVVNSPRYLHEYTQDAFTYVRNYGRPDLFITFTCNSTWPEITRELMPGQQATDRHDLIARVFKIKVQKLVALLTKGQIFGETQCFMYSIEWQKRGLPHVHLLLWLKKKLRPNQIDDIISAEIPNANIDRQLYDTVVKNMIHGPCGALNMSSPCMKDRKCTKKYPRPLLKDTQTNENGYPLYRRRAPDDGGHTTTLTIRGTTQNVTVDNKWVVPYSPLLTKIFNAHINVEFCNSVQAIKYICKYINKGTDQAVFNMTHANNPNIDPRDEIQTFRAARYVSSNEAVWRIFGLPLHERHPAVTHLAVHLPNGARIYFTERNFRDKIAIPPTTTLTAFFTLCQKDPFAKTLLYAEVPKYYTWNTGNKQWKRRLQGTAIQGWTGIKCGDTLGRMYTIHVTNFECYCLRMLLNEVRGPTNFDSLKTIDGRQCATFTEACQARGLLENDNHWDKTMEEAVLCRSASKLRELFAILLCACGLSNPLELWNKYKEALSEDIRHRLQCTHEDIIINEALKLLQDKIMDLSGKNITEFGLPTPQRTGELTSEVLKELDYDTEALHTLVNEMAPRLLPEQHHVYNSILHCVHNSNGGLFFLDAPGGTGKTFLLNLLLASLRKDHNIALAVASSGIAATLLNGGRTAHATFKLPLNLCSDEAPTCNITKNSSRATLLQQCKLIVWDECTMSHKHAVEALNRTLQDIRNNKKIMGGVVVLLAGDFRQTLPVIERGTPADEMNACIKASPLWAQVQKLHLTCNMRVHLYNDLQSGAFASKLLEIGDGRLQTDIDGQIQFTHHFCNPVTTEEELITHVFPSLQTNISNAEWLCERALLAAKNDLVNNINRKILQHWVNLQYINI, encoded by the coding sequence ATGTATGTGAAAATGGAAAGTGAACGCTTAAGATACATTGCTTTGAATCAAACTAAATTACGCGCAGAAAACTACATTCATTTGCAAGATGCCATCAAAACAGACGCCCAAATAGCTGCCAGTGATGTGGGACAAATAGTTATCCTACCCTCCTCTGTGGTCAACAGCCCACGATACCTTCACGAGTACACACAGGATGCTTTCACATACGTTCGCAACTATGGCCGCCCAGATCTATTCATCACTTTCACATGCAATTCCACCTGGCCTGAAATTACACGCGAACTTATGCCTGGCCAACAAGCCACCGATAGACACGACCTCATTGCCAGAGTCTTTAAAATTAAAGTACAGAAGTTAGTAGCTCTTCTAACAAAAGGACAAATATTTGGAGAAACACAGTGCTTCATGTACTCCATTGAATGGCAGAAACGAGGCTTGCCCCATGTTCATCTTTTACtgtggctaaagaaaaaattacgGCCCAACCAAATTGACGACATCATTAGTGCCGAAATACCCAATGCTAACATTGACCGACAACTATACGACACTGTTGTGAAAAATATGATCCATGGCCCATGTGGTGCACTAAATATGTCATCTCCGTGTATGAAAGATAGAAAGTGTACAAAAAAATACCCCCGCCCCTTACTGAAAGAcacacaaacaaatgaaaatggaTATCCACTGTACCGCCGCAGAGCACCTGACGATGGAGGACACACAACTACACTAACAATTCGTGGCACCACACAAAATGTCACAGTAGATAACAAGTGGGTTGTGCCCTATTCTCCCCTTCTCACTAAAATCTTCAACGcccatataaatgttgaattttgCAATTCAGTACAAGCAATAAAATATATCTGCAAGTACATCAACAAGGGGACCGATCAGGCAGTGTTCAATATGACACACGCAAACAATCCCAATATAGACCCCAGAGATGAAATACAGACATTCAGGGCAGCACGCTACGTCAGCAGCAACGAGGCAGTATGGCGCATCTTTGGATTACCACTACACGAAAGACACCCCGCTGTCACCCATTTAGCGGTCCACCTGCCCAATGGTGCACGCATCTACTTCACTGAGCGCAATTTCAGAGACAAAATTGCCATACCTCCTACCACAACTTTAACTGCATTTTTCACACTTTGCCAAAAAGACCCATTTGCAAAAACCCTGTTATACGCTGAAGTTCCCAAATACTACACCTGGAATACAGGAAACAAACAATGGAAGCGCCGTCTCCAAGGCACGGCTATACAAGGCTGGACAGGTATTAAATGTGGCGACACACTAGGCCGTATGTATACCATACACGTAACTAACTTTGAATGCTACTGCTTACGAATGTTACTCAATGAAGTGCGAGGTCCCACCAACTTTGACTCCCTAAAAACCATTGATGGCCGACAGTGCGCCACCTTCACAGAAGCATGTCAAGCACGTGGCCTATTAGAAAATGACAATCACTGGGACAAAACTATGGAGGAAGCCGTCCTCTGTCGCTCTGCCTCAAAACTCAGAGAGCTCTTTGCTATTTTACTATGCGCTTGCGGACTCTCCAACCCTCTAGAACTCTGGAATAAATACAAAGAAGCACTTTCCGAGGATATCAGACATAGACTACAATGCACGCATGAAGACATTATCATTAATGAAGCTCTAAAATTGCTGCAGGACAAAATCATGGACTTATCAGGGAAAAACATCACAGAATTTGGTTTGCCAACACCACAAAGAACTGGCGAATTAACAAGCGAAGTGCTGAAAGAACTTGATTACGATACAGAAGCCTTGCACACTTTAGTGAATGAAATGGCGCCACGTTTACTACCCGAGCAACATCACGTCTATAATTCAATCCTCCACTGCGTACATAATAGCAATGGCGGACTCTTCTTTCTTGATGCTCCAGGAGGAACTGGAAAGACATTTCTACTCAACCTACTACTCGCCTCCCTTCGCAAAGACCACAACATAGCCCTAGCTGTAGCCTCTTCAGGTATTGCTGCTACCTTGCTAAATGGTGGTCGAACAGCACATGCAACTTTTAAATTACCACTAAATCTTTGCAGTGACGAAGCTCCTACATGCAACATCACCAAAAATAGCAGCCGTGCCACTCTTTTGCAACAGTGTAAACTCATTGTCTGGGACGAGTGCACCATGTCACATAAGCACGCTGTAGAAGCATTAAACCGCACTCTCCAAGATAttcgcaacaacaaaaaaattatgGGAGGTGTGGTCGTCTTACTTGCTGGTGATTTCAGACAAACCCTGCCCGTCATCGAAAGAGGTACACCAGCAGATGAGATGAATGCATGTATTAAAGCCTCACCCCTATGGGCACAAGTGCAAAAATTACACCTAACATGCAACATGCGTGTCCACCTATACAATGATTTACAATCAGGTGCCTTTGCCTCAAAGTTGCTAGAAATCGGAGACGGACGACTACAAACTGACATAGATGGACAAATTCAATTCACTCACCATTTTTGCAATCCTGTCACCACTGAAGAAGAACTCATTACACATGTTTTCCCATCGTTGCAAACAAATATCAGCAACGCAGAATGGTTATGCGAAAGAGCACTGCTAGCGGCAAAAAATGACTTAGTCAATAACATTAACCGCAAGATATTACAACACTGGGTGAATctacaatatataaatatataa
- the TMEM18 gene encoding transmembrane protein 18, translated as MEKEAGVWELLERVPIDWSEPWIIGLLGFHLLCFILTLISFKFYKFQIAHFLLMVGLVSCAEYINEVAALNWKLYSKQQYFDSSGMFISLAFSAPLLCNTIIIVVHWVYKTLSVMTELKTLQKKKKAAKERKKQN; from the exons ATGGAGAAGGAGGCCGGGGTGTGGGAGCTGCTGGAGCGGGTG CCTATTGACTGGTCAGAACCATGGATAATTGGACTTTTGGGCTTCCACCTACTTTGCTTTATATTGACCCTTATATCCTTCAAGTTCTACAAATTCCAGATCGCACACTTCCTGCTGATGG TGGGCCTGGTTAGCTGTGCTGAATACATCAATGAAGTAGCTGCATTAAACTGGAA GTTGTACTCTAAGCAGCAGTACTTTGATTCCTCAGGAATGTTCATTTCTTTAGCGTTTTCTGCACCTCTATTGTGCAACACCATAATAATAGTG GTCCATTGGGTGTATAAGACATTGTCTGTAATGACCGAACTTAAGACTCTGCAGAAGAAAAAGAAAGCCGCTAAGGAACGAAAGAAGCAGAACTGA